Proteins encoded within one genomic window of Ptiloglossa arizonensis isolate GNS036 chromosome 3, iyPtiAriz1_principal, whole genome shotgun sequence:
- the Rictor gene encoding rapamycin-insensitive companion of Tor isoform X2 — protein sequence MAIPSWKIWGRNLRMSHRHQNSEDSCVQFDLSRGLKENVKEVLTNLCQRHNVPSIKKLAYLNAIVKLISENDSPDYGYSIDDIFCCLRVGLIQEATQVRAAALRAVRYMLKKEQDVIAINKLQYPYFVARSMDINLRNETEGLQALRLVRRILVLAPKHFSPILARSLISLINGGVAVKNGPFRAFLATLCELGVLNSNLLISCGGISALARAAMTEQSPAIIESVVGVLLKLLNTPETRSSVSLLCFAAPYCELHSLSIDGTKEERERFAASKLALLSILRSYSGVLHFCRPDDNSGLKAIADILYVEQLEVRGAVLELLYELLNLPLPTWTDEPDVALAAVDPSRTRDSWKLSEGFVAAEGKYILPSLSSRCPNITEIHLALLVYTLLECGLHCALAETIVSTDTFISVRAAVLLGALLHLAHSLLPPEACDLTPPLPNLLEHASAGKHHALAAVTILERMHTMMRRRPAPASLFLDKILQAGTWLRPILPRRQRTSSRHWLRRESPTTPLLKDAQVLSSKDALAWNWPVVRSILRSREDTMRILHDSDHRLFMKRLVRYFKPCSNGYSRIELLTNANLAREATLAGCDLLNCLLELHEPEGTKLLNDLIGDIAEQLASVRTARSAHECLFSPRHMSNTCCQKYFLFLGQLSHSAKGTVILNGFNLLVKLQDLALATNHDCYVKLIVSSLDYSRDGPNRKVMTKIITEATLDSTRLYATQFLRLILRARMADAYRWAIILLSDRLSDSNKTVALTALEALHEACEEPEYLEVLLHQGGQSRDWGKWLEELGDKGYLLKIRLYSLHQGFTTILSPAEELEKWISPGGFAERYVGLIEGEIHDSLTRRQRDETGSYHRRTTNVPMTPHDIFILPHLIGQLAQHDLGMQLLLRRNVIQRFARIVQRFKMEMSGTDSESNSRCTKTNCSIIDDACVMSEESGTDETVESNKLETIMDSEFVEVMDVCSSQKIDSSVDIRRKTSLDDSRRTTTERSSRLEFKARDELGTNLSKKILRVKSALWVLGHAGTSAAGVEQLNHLGTIELITSIAETCPYYTVRATAMYTLSLIGTTRAGADALLTFDWPCVRHRRGDHWPVVPPTSTYPAPSPIPIQRHHRSLSDGKPELPEPVARRTRNRSESAATDEARRYALPERGETPSPVSSIQRLSQQDAEGYAKLRSFQRHRRPSYSQSSLESLLEFDSSRSWIAEHVLTSPPPPPEDSNDNLFYMGIALPKRLIAIFPELPQPSLQTIADDVPTLDIESTEVDEESSSEYDADADHCRICLVRYHEKNSNKDWVKEQDAKLQRIILRHAQRLANPLWFRHSRQVLLRLRQLHSEKFQDTCLFSDVAACLGSGTYRMPARRFLQELFLDSKFDALYIEPANILKLNDGNDEKSLRSLISMAPESDSRVPSESKINGRLTFSESQVTRLDAVIEIAKDYSYAQKCNKAQEVLLKPERRSDEKIIAEILKPEERIRLSRSADRLLKVSGTNSAISLE from the exons ATGGCAATTCCTAGTTGGAAGATTTGGGGTAGAAACCTTCGTATGAGCCATC GCCACCAAAACAGTGAAGACAGCTGCGTGCAATTCGATCTGTCAAGAG GACTGAAGGAAAATGTGAAAGAAGTTTTGACTAATCTCTGCCAACGACATAATGTTCCAAGCATAAAAAAACTAGCATATCTTAATGCCATTGTTAAGTTAATTAGTGAAAATGATTCACCGGATTATGGGTATTCCATCGATGATATATTTTGCTG CTTACGTGTGGGTCTTATCCAAGAAGCTACACAAGTTCGTGCTGCTGCACTACGAGCAGTACGTTACATGCTCAAAAAAGAGCAAGATGTCATTGCAATTAATAAATTGCAATACCCATATTTTGTTGCTCGCAGTATGGATATTAATTTACGAAATGAAACAGAGGGATTGCAAGCTCTTAGACTTGTTAGAAGAATTTTAGTATTAGCTCCAAAACACTTTAGTCCTATTTTAGCAAGATCTTTAATAAGCTTAATAAATGGAGGAGTTGCAGTAAAGAATGGGCCATTTCGAGCATTCTTGGCAACTCTTTGTGAGTTAGGGGTTTTGAATTCAAATTTGTTAATCAGTTGTGGAGGCATTAGTGCCCTTGCACGAGCTGCCATGACTGAACAAAGCCCTGCTATAATTGAATCTGTTGTAGGAGTTttactaaaattattaaatactccTGAAACCAGAAGTAGCGTTTCTCTTTTATGTTTCGCAGCTCCTTATTGCGAGTTACATTCTTTAAGTATAGATGgaacaaaagaagaaagagaaagatttGCAGCTAGTAAATTGGCATTATTAAGCATACTGAGATCCTATTCTGGCGTTCTACATTTTTGTCGACCTGATGATAACTCTGGTCTGAAAGCTATAGCAGATATATTGTATGTTGAACAACTTGAAGTACGAGGTGCTGTTTTGGAACTACTTTATGAACTGTTGAATCTACCTTTACCAACTTGGACGGATGAACCTGATGTTGCCCTCGCAGCAGTAGATCCTAGTAGGACACGTGATTCATGGAAATTGTCAGAAGGTTTTGTTGCAGCTgagggaaaatatattttaccatCTTTATCATCACGCTGTCCGAATATTACAGAAATACATTTAGCCTTGTTGGTTTATACTTTATTGGAATGCGGTCTACATTGTGCTCTTGCAGAAACTATTGTTTCTACTGATACTTTTATTTCTGTACGTGCAGCTGTTCTTTTAGGTGCATTATTACATCTTGCGCATTCTCTACTACCCCCTGAAGCATGCGATCTTACACCTCCTTTACCGAATTTATTGGAACACGCAAGTGCTGGAAAGCACCATGCCTTAGCAGCTGTAACAATTTTGGAGCGAATGCATACTATGATGCGACGAAGGCCAGCACCTGCAAGTCTATTTCTTGATAAAATTTTGCAAGCAGGCACTTGGTTAAGACCAATCTTACCAAGGCGTCAACGAACATCCAGCAGACATTGGCTGCGCAGAGAATCACCGACTACACCTCTTTTAAAAGATGCACAAGTACTCAGTTCTAAAGATGCACTTGCATGGAATTGGCCGGTAGTACGATCTATATTACGATCGCGAGAAGACACAATGCGAATACTCCATGATTCTGATCACAGGTTGTTCATGAAAAGACTTGTACGTTATTTTAAACCATGTTCAAATGGATATAGTAGAATAGAATTATTAACGAATGCCAATTTAGCACGAGAAGCAACATTAGCTGGTTGTGATTTATTAAACTGTTTATTGGAACTTCATGAACCTGAGGGTACAAAACTATTAAACGATTTAATTGGAGATATTGCCGAGCAACTCGCTAGCGTTCGAACAGCTCGATCTGCTCATGAGTGTTTATTTTCACCTCGTCATATGTCTAACACTTGTTGTCAAAAGTATTTTCTATTTCTTGGGCAATTGAGCCATTCAGCAAAAGGGACTGTAATCCTAAATGGATTTAATTTATTAGTGAAATTGCAAGACTTAGCTTTAGCTACTAATCATGACTGTTATGTTAAACTGATAGTTTCAAGTTTAGATTATTCTAGAGATGGACCTAATAGAAAAGTAATGACTAAGATTATTACAGAAGCAACATTAGACAGTACACGTCTATATGCTACACAGTTCCTTCGACTGATACTCAGAGCCAGAATGGCCGATGCCTACCGTTGGGCAATAATATTACTGTCCGATCGGTTGTCAGATTCTAATAAAACTGTAGCATTAACTGCTTTAGAGGCATTACACGAAGCTTGTGAAGAACCAGAGTATTTAGAAGTTCTATTGCATCAAGGAGGTCAATCTCGAGATTGGGGTAAATGGCTGGAAGAGTTAGGTGACAAAggttatttattgaaaattcgACTGTACTCTCTTCATCAAGGTTTCACTACAATTTTATCTCCGGCGGAAGAATTAGAAAAATGGATCAGTCCAGGAGGTTTTGCAGAAAGATACGTCGGTTTAATAGAGGGAGAAATACATGATTCTTTAACACGTCGTCAAAGAGATGAAACTGGAAGTTATCATAGAAGAACAACTAATGTTCCTATGACACCtcacgatatttttattttgccaCACTTGATAGGCCAACTGGCACAACACGATCTTGGTATGCAGCTGTTGTTACGTAGAAATGTAATACAACGCTTCGCTCGAATCGTCCAACGATTCAAAATGGAAATGAGTGGTACAGATTCAGAATCAAACTCACGATGTACTAAAACCAATTGTTCTATAATCGATGATGCTTGCGTTATGTCAGAAGAGTCTGGAACAGATGAGACAGTAGAATCAAACAAATTGGAGACAATAATGGATTCCGAATTTGTGGAAGTAATGGATGTATGTAGTTCGCAAAAAATTGATTCCTCAGTCGATATTCGACGAAAAACAAGTTTAGATGATTCAAGACGTACTACTACAGAAAGAAGTTCGAGATTGGAGTTTAAAGCACGAGACGAGCTAGGTACTAATTTAAGTAAAAAGATTTTAAGAGTGAAGTCTGCACTGTGGGTGCTCGGTCATGCGGGAACATCAGCTGCTGGTGTAGAACAATTAAATCATTTAGGAACTATAGAACTGATAACATCTATAGCGGAGACATGTCCGTATTATACGGTCCGAGCAACGGCTATGTATACTCTTAGTCTTATTGGTACCACTCGTGCAGGTGCTGACGCGCTCTTGACCTTTGACTGGCCATGTGTTAGACACAGACGTGGAGATCACTGGCCAGTCGTTCCTCCTACCAGCACGTATCCAGCGCCAAGTCCAATTCCCATACAACGACATCATCGAAGTCTTAGCGATGGGAAACCAGAGTTACCCGAACCAGTAGCTCGAAGAACTAGAAACCGATCCGAAAGTGCAGCTACAGATGAAGCCAGGCGCTATGCTCTACC AGAAAGAGGAGAAACACCAAGTCCTGTTTCAAGTATTCAAAGATTAAGCCAACAAGATGCTGAAGGATATGCAAAACTTCGTAGCTTTCAGCGCCATCGTAGGCCAAGTTATTCTCAAAGTAGCCTAGAG AGTTTATTAGAATTTGATTCATCTCGCAGCTGGATTGCGGAACACGTACTCACCtcaccacctccacctcctgAAGATAGTaacgataatttattttacatggGCATTGCCCTGCCAAAGAGACTTATAGCAATTTTTCCGGAACTGCCACAACCATCGCTCCAAACAATAGCGGACGATGTACCTACATTAGATATAGAATCGACCGAAGTAGACGAAGAGTCCTCTTCGGAGTATGACGCAGATGCTGATCATTGCCGTATATGTTTAGTACGTTACCACgaaaaaaatagtaataaagATTGGGTTAAAGAACAAGATGCGAAGTTGCAGAG aATAATACTTAGACATGCTCAGCGATTGGCAAATCCTCTATGGTTTAGACATAGTCGACAAGTTCTGCTTAGATTACGACAATTGCACTCAGAGAAGTTTCAG GATACTTGTTTATTTTCGGATGTAGCAGCTTGTTTAGGTAGTGGTACATATAGAATGCCAGCACGGCGATTTTTACAAGAACTATTTCTAGACTCTAAATTTGATGCA CTTTATATAGAACCGGCtaatattctaaaattaaatGATGGTAATGATGAGAAATCATTACGATCTCTCATTTCCATGGCACCTGAATCCGATTCCCGTGTGCCTTCAGAAAGTAAAATCAATGGAAGACTTACTTTTTCTGAGAGTCAAGTAACTCGACTGGATGCCGTTATCGAAATAGCAAAAGACTATTCCTATGCGCAAAAATGTAATAAAGCGCAAGAGGTTTTACTTAAACCAGAACGACGCAGTGATGAGAAGATAATAGCCGAAATTTTAAAACCGGAAGAAAGGATACGTCTGTCAAGGAGTGCCGATAGATTGTTAAAGGTATCAGGTACAAACAGTGCCATCAGCCTTGAGTAG
- the Rictor gene encoding rapamycin-insensitive companion of Tor isoform X1 translates to MAIPSWKIWGRNLRMSHRHQNSEDSCVQFDLSRGLKENVKEVLTNLCQRHNVPSIKKLAYLNAIVKLISENDSPDYGYSIDDIFCCLRVGLIQEATQVRAAALRAVRYMLKKEQDVIAINKLQYPYFVARSMDINLRNETEGLQALRLVRRILVLAPKHFSPILARSLISLINGGVAVKNGPFRAFLATLCELGVLNSNLLISCGGISALARAAMTEQSPAIIESVVGVLLKLLNTPETRSSVSLLCFAAPYCELHSLSIDGTKEERERFAASKLALLSILRSYSGVLHFCRPDDNSGLKAIADILYVEQLEVRGAVLELLYELLNLPLPTWTDEPDVALAAVDPSRTRDSWKLSEGFVAAEGKYILPSLSSRCPNITEIHLALLVYTLLECGLHCALAETIVSTDTFISVRAAVLLGALLHLAHSLLPPEACDLTPPLPNLLEHASAGKHHALAAVTILERMHTMMRRRPAPASLFLDKILQAGTWLRPILPRRQRTSSRHWLRRESPTTPLLKDAQVLSSKDALAWNWPVVRSILRSREDTMRILHDSDHRLFMKRLVRYFKPCSNGYSRIELLTNANLAREATLAGCDLLNCLLELHEPEGTKLLNDLIGDIAEQLASVRTARSAHECLFSPRHMSNTCCQKYFLFLGQLSHSAKGTVILNGFNLLVKLQDLALATNHDCYVKLIVSSLDYSRDGPNRKVMTKIITEATLDSTRLYATQFLRLILRARMADAYRWAIILLSDRLSDSNKTVALTALEALHEACEEPEYLEVLLHQGGQSRDWGKWLEELGDKGYLLKIRLYSLHQGFTTILSPAEELEKWISPGGFAERYVGLIEGEIHDSLTRRQRDETGSYHRRTTNVPMTPHDIFILPHLIGQLAQHDLGMQLLLRRNVIQRFARIVQRFKMEMSGTDSESNSRCTKTNCSIIDDACVMSEESGTDETVESNKLETIMDSEFVEVMDVCSSQKIDSSVDIRRKTSLDDSRRTTTERSSRLEFKARDELGTNLSKKILRVKSALWVLGHAGTSAAGVEQLNHLGTIELITSIAETCPYYTVRATAMYTLSLIGTTRAGADALLTFDWPCVRHRRGDHWPVVPPTSTYPAPSPIPIQRHHRSLSDGKPELPEPVARRTRNRSESAATDEARRYALPERGETPSPVSSIQRLSQQDAEGYAKLRSFQRHRRPSYSQSSLEMYSLDGRLSLQSLLEFDSSRSWIAEHVLTSPPPPPEDSNDNLFYMGIALPKRLIAIFPELPQPSLQTIADDVPTLDIESTEVDEESSSEYDADADHCRICLVRYHEKNSNKDWVKEQDAKLQRIILRHAQRLANPLWFRHSRQVLLRLRQLHSEKFQDTCLFSDVAACLGSGTYRMPARRFLQELFLDSKFDALYIEPANILKLNDGNDEKSLRSLISMAPESDSRVPSESKINGRLTFSESQVTRLDAVIEIAKDYSYAQKCNKAQEVLLKPERRSDEKIIAEILKPEERIRLSRSADRLLKVSGTNSAISLE, encoded by the exons ATGGCAATTCCTAGTTGGAAGATTTGGGGTAGAAACCTTCGTATGAGCCATC GCCACCAAAACAGTGAAGACAGCTGCGTGCAATTCGATCTGTCAAGAG GACTGAAGGAAAATGTGAAAGAAGTTTTGACTAATCTCTGCCAACGACATAATGTTCCAAGCATAAAAAAACTAGCATATCTTAATGCCATTGTTAAGTTAATTAGTGAAAATGATTCACCGGATTATGGGTATTCCATCGATGATATATTTTGCTG CTTACGTGTGGGTCTTATCCAAGAAGCTACACAAGTTCGTGCTGCTGCACTACGAGCAGTACGTTACATGCTCAAAAAAGAGCAAGATGTCATTGCAATTAATAAATTGCAATACCCATATTTTGTTGCTCGCAGTATGGATATTAATTTACGAAATGAAACAGAGGGATTGCAAGCTCTTAGACTTGTTAGAAGAATTTTAGTATTAGCTCCAAAACACTTTAGTCCTATTTTAGCAAGATCTTTAATAAGCTTAATAAATGGAGGAGTTGCAGTAAAGAATGGGCCATTTCGAGCATTCTTGGCAACTCTTTGTGAGTTAGGGGTTTTGAATTCAAATTTGTTAATCAGTTGTGGAGGCATTAGTGCCCTTGCACGAGCTGCCATGACTGAACAAAGCCCTGCTATAATTGAATCTGTTGTAGGAGTTttactaaaattattaaatactccTGAAACCAGAAGTAGCGTTTCTCTTTTATGTTTCGCAGCTCCTTATTGCGAGTTACATTCTTTAAGTATAGATGgaacaaaagaagaaagagaaagatttGCAGCTAGTAAATTGGCATTATTAAGCATACTGAGATCCTATTCTGGCGTTCTACATTTTTGTCGACCTGATGATAACTCTGGTCTGAAAGCTATAGCAGATATATTGTATGTTGAACAACTTGAAGTACGAGGTGCTGTTTTGGAACTACTTTATGAACTGTTGAATCTACCTTTACCAACTTGGACGGATGAACCTGATGTTGCCCTCGCAGCAGTAGATCCTAGTAGGACACGTGATTCATGGAAATTGTCAGAAGGTTTTGTTGCAGCTgagggaaaatatattttaccatCTTTATCATCACGCTGTCCGAATATTACAGAAATACATTTAGCCTTGTTGGTTTATACTTTATTGGAATGCGGTCTACATTGTGCTCTTGCAGAAACTATTGTTTCTACTGATACTTTTATTTCTGTACGTGCAGCTGTTCTTTTAGGTGCATTATTACATCTTGCGCATTCTCTACTACCCCCTGAAGCATGCGATCTTACACCTCCTTTACCGAATTTATTGGAACACGCAAGTGCTGGAAAGCACCATGCCTTAGCAGCTGTAACAATTTTGGAGCGAATGCATACTATGATGCGACGAAGGCCAGCACCTGCAAGTCTATTTCTTGATAAAATTTTGCAAGCAGGCACTTGGTTAAGACCAATCTTACCAAGGCGTCAACGAACATCCAGCAGACATTGGCTGCGCAGAGAATCACCGACTACACCTCTTTTAAAAGATGCACAAGTACTCAGTTCTAAAGATGCACTTGCATGGAATTGGCCGGTAGTACGATCTATATTACGATCGCGAGAAGACACAATGCGAATACTCCATGATTCTGATCACAGGTTGTTCATGAAAAGACTTGTACGTTATTTTAAACCATGTTCAAATGGATATAGTAGAATAGAATTATTAACGAATGCCAATTTAGCACGAGAAGCAACATTAGCTGGTTGTGATTTATTAAACTGTTTATTGGAACTTCATGAACCTGAGGGTACAAAACTATTAAACGATTTAATTGGAGATATTGCCGAGCAACTCGCTAGCGTTCGAACAGCTCGATCTGCTCATGAGTGTTTATTTTCACCTCGTCATATGTCTAACACTTGTTGTCAAAAGTATTTTCTATTTCTTGGGCAATTGAGCCATTCAGCAAAAGGGACTGTAATCCTAAATGGATTTAATTTATTAGTGAAATTGCAAGACTTAGCTTTAGCTACTAATCATGACTGTTATGTTAAACTGATAGTTTCAAGTTTAGATTATTCTAGAGATGGACCTAATAGAAAAGTAATGACTAAGATTATTACAGAAGCAACATTAGACAGTACACGTCTATATGCTACACAGTTCCTTCGACTGATACTCAGAGCCAGAATGGCCGATGCCTACCGTTGGGCAATAATATTACTGTCCGATCGGTTGTCAGATTCTAATAAAACTGTAGCATTAACTGCTTTAGAGGCATTACACGAAGCTTGTGAAGAACCAGAGTATTTAGAAGTTCTATTGCATCAAGGAGGTCAATCTCGAGATTGGGGTAAATGGCTGGAAGAGTTAGGTGACAAAggttatttattgaaaattcgACTGTACTCTCTTCATCAAGGTTTCACTACAATTTTATCTCCGGCGGAAGAATTAGAAAAATGGATCAGTCCAGGAGGTTTTGCAGAAAGATACGTCGGTTTAATAGAGGGAGAAATACATGATTCTTTAACACGTCGTCAAAGAGATGAAACTGGAAGTTATCATAGAAGAACAACTAATGTTCCTATGACACCtcacgatatttttattttgccaCACTTGATAGGCCAACTGGCACAACACGATCTTGGTATGCAGCTGTTGTTACGTAGAAATGTAATACAACGCTTCGCTCGAATCGTCCAACGATTCAAAATGGAAATGAGTGGTACAGATTCAGAATCAAACTCACGATGTACTAAAACCAATTGTTCTATAATCGATGATGCTTGCGTTATGTCAGAAGAGTCTGGAACAGATGAGACAGTAGAATCAAACAAATTGGAGACAATAATGGATTCCGAATTTGTGGAAGTAATGGATGTATGTAGTTCGCAAAAAATTGATTCCTCAGTCGATATTCGACGAAAAACAAGTTTAGATGATTCAAGACGTACTACTACAGAAAGAAGTTCGAGATTGGAGTTTAAAGCACGAGACGAGCTAGGTACTAATTTAAGTAAAAAGATTTTAAGAGTGAAGTCTGCACTGTGGGTGCTCGGTCATGCGGGAACATCAGCTGCTGGTGTAGAACAATTAAATCATTTAGGAACTATAGAACTGATAACATCTATAGCGGAGACATGTCCGTATTATACGGTCCGAGCAACGGCTATGTATACTCTTAGTCTTATTGGTACCACTCGTGCAGGTGCTGACGCGCTCTTGACCTTTGACTGGCCATGTGTTAGACACAGACGTGGAGATCACTGGCCAGTCGTTCCTCCTACCAGCACGTATCCAGCGCCAAGTCCAATTCCCATACAACGACATCATCGAAGTCTTAGCGATGGGAAACCAGAGTTACCCGAACCAGTAGCTCGAAGAACTAGAAACCGATCCGAAAGTGCAGCTACAGATGAAGCCAGGCGCTATGCTCTACC AGAAAGAGGAGAAACACCAAGTCCTGTTTCAAGTATTCAAAGATTAAGCCAACAAGATGCTGAAGGATATGCAAAACTTCGTAGCTTTCAGCGCCATCGTAGGCCAAGTTATTCTCAAAGTAGCCTAGAG ATGTACAGTTTAGATGGTCGACTTTCATTGCAGAGTTTATTAGAATTTGATTCATCTCGCAGCTGGATTGCGGAACACGTACTCACCtcaccacctccacctcctgAAGATAGTaacgataatttattttacatggGCATTGCCCTGCCAAAGAGACTTATAGCAATTTTTCCGGAACTGCCACAACCATCGCTCCAAACAATAGCGGACGATGTACCTACATTAGATATAGAATCGACCGAAGTAGACGAAGAGTCCTCTTCGGAGTATGACGCAGATGCTGATCATTGCCGTATATGTTTAGTACGTTACCACgaaaaaaatagtaataaagATTGGGTTAAAGAACAAGATGCGAAGTTGCAGAG aATAATACTTAGACATGCTCAGCGATTGGCAAATCCTCTATGGTTTAGACATAGTCGACAAGTTCTGCTTAGATTACGACAATTGCACTCAGAGAAGTTTCAG GATACTTGTTTATTTTCGGATGTAGCAGCTTGTTTAGGTAGTGGTACATATAGAATGCCAGCACGGCGATTTTTACAAGAACTATTTCTAGACTCTAAATTTGATGCA CTTTATATAGAACCGGCtaatattctaaaattaaatGATGGTAATGATGAGAAATCATTACGATCTCTCATTTCCATGGCACCTGAATCCGATTCCCGTGTGCCTTCAGAAAGTAAAATCAATGGAAGACTTACTTTTTCTGAGAGTCAAGTAACTCGACTGGATGCCGTTATCGAAATAGCAAAAGACTATTCCTATGCGCAAAAATGTAATAAAGCGCAAGAGGTTTTACTTAAACCAGAACGACGCAGTGATGAGAAGATAATAGCCGAAATTTTAAAACCGGAAGAAAGGATACGTCTGTCAAGGAGTGCCGATAGATTGTTAAAGGTATCAGGTACAAACAGTGCCATCAGCCTTGAGTAG
- the Prosbeta1 gene encoding proteasome beta1 subunit: MAYMMDNLVQPNVGAVTSNLVEDWLHSEQSTGTSIMACEFDGGVVIGADSRATTGAYISNRFADKLTKITDYIYCCRSGSAADTQAISDIIAYHLALHKMELGTEPLVEIAANLFRELCFNYRNSLMAGILVAGWDNRKGGQVYSVPLGGMCVRQPISIGGSGSTYVYGYMDSQYKPNMSKDECVKLVENTLALAMSRDGSSGGVIRIGVITEKGIERKVILGNELPRFYEG, from the exons ATGGCTTATATGATGGATAATTTGGTTCAACCTAATGTGGGTGCAGTTACTAGCAATTTAGTTGAAGATTGGCTTCATTCGGAACAAAGTACTGGT ACATCGATCATGGCTTGTGAATTTGATGGAGGAGTTGTAATCGGAGCTGATTCTCGAGCAACAACAGG GGCATATATTTCCAATCGTTTTGCAGACAAGTTAACTAAAATAACAGATTATATATATTGTTGTCGTTCTGGTTCTGCAGCAGACACACAGGCTATTTCTGATATAATTGCATATCACTTAGCACTTCACAA AATGGAATTAGGCACAGAGCCATTAGTGGAGATAGCAGCAAACTTATTTCGTGAATTGTGTTTTAATTATCGGAATTCTTTAATGGCTGGAATCTTGGTAGCTGGCTGGGATAATCGTAAGGGAGGTCAAGTTTATAGCGTTCCCCTAGGTGGTATGTGTGTGCGACAACCAATTTCTATTGGGGGATCTGGTTCAACGTATGTGTACGGTTACATGGATTCACAGTACAAACCAAACATGTCAAAGGATGAATGTGTTAAATTAGTTGAAAATA CATTGGCATTGGCGATGTCTCGTGACGGTAGCAGCGGTGGTGTCATTCGTATTGGCGTCATTACGGAAAAAGGAATTGAAAGGAAAGTCATACTGGGCAATGAGTTGCCACGGTTTTACGAAGGTTGA